One genomic segment of Fusobacterium nucleatum includes these proteins:
- the recA gene encoding recombinase RecA, protein MAAKKDKSVPDSKITDKEGKEKAVKDAMAAITKGFGSGLIMKLGEKSSMNVESIPTGSINLDIALGIGGVPKGRIIEIYGAESSGKTTLALHIIAESQKQGGTVAFIDAEHALDPVYAKALGVDIDELLISQPDYGEQALEIADTLVRSGAIDLIVIDSVAALVPKAEIDGEMSDQQMGLQARLMSKGLRKLTGNLNKYKTTMIFINQIREKIGVTYGPTTTTTGGKALKFYSSVRMEVKKMGTVKQGDDPIGSEVIVKVTKNKVAPPFKEAAFEILYGKGISKVGEIIDAAVAKDVIVKAGSWFSFRDQSIGQGKEKVRAELETNPELLAQVEKDLKEAIAKGPIDKKKKKSKKEASSDDTDDENLEIDDAIEENND, encoded by the coding sequence ATGGCAGCAAAGAAAGATAAAAGTGTACCAGATTCAAAAATAACAGATAAAGAAGGAAAAGAAAAAGCAGTCAAAGACGCCATGGCAGCAATTACGAAAGGTTTTGGGTCTGGACTTATTATGAAATTGGGAGAAAAAAGTTCTATGAATGTAGAATCTATTCCAACAGGAAGTATAAATTTGGATATAGCTTTAGGAATTGGAGGAGTGCCTAAGGGAAGAATTATTGAAATATATGGAGCAGAAAGTTCAGGAAAGACAACTCTTGCACTACATATTATAGCTGAATCTCAAAAACAAGGTGGAACGGTTGCATTTATTGATGCTGAACATGCACTTGATCCAGTTTATGCAAAAGCATTAGGAGTTGACATAGATGAACTTTTAATTTCTCAACCAGATTACGGGGAACAAGCATTAGAAATTGCAGATACTCTTGTGAGATCAGGAGCTATTGATTTAATAGTAATTGACTCAGTTGCAGCACTTGTTCCAAAGGCAGAAATAGATGGAGAAATGTCTGATCAACAAATGGGATTACAAGCAAGACTTATGTCAAAAGGTTTAAGAAAATTGACAGGAAATCTTAATAAATATAAGACTACAATGATTTTTATTAACCAAATCAGAGAAAAAATTGGTGTAACTTATGGACCTACAACTACAACTACTGGTGGGAAAGCACTTAAATTCTATTCGTCAGTTAGAATGGAAGTTAAAAAGATGGGTACAGTAAAACAAGGTGATGATCCAATAGGAAGTGAGGTTATAGTAAAAGTAACTAAGAATAAGGTTGCACCTCCATTTAAAGAAGCAGCATTTGAAATACTATATGGAAAAGGAATTTCAAAGGTTGGAGAAATTATAGATGCAGCTGTTGCAAAAGATGTAATAGTTAAAGCTGGTTCTTGGTTCAGTTTTAGAGACCAAAGTATAGGACAAGGAAAAGAAAAAGTTAGAGCAGAATTAGAAACAAATCCAGAATTGTTAGCACAAGTTGAAAAAGATTTAAAAGAAGCTATTGCAAAAGGTCCTATTGACAAGAAAAAGAAAAAATCTAAAAAAGAAGCTTCTTCTGATGACACTGATGATGAAAATCTTGAAATAGATGATGCAATTGAAGAAAATAACGATTAA
- a CDS encoding glycosyltransferase family 9 protein produces the protein MENHKRILVIRLSSIGDIILTTAVLRAFKEKYPNYIIDFLVIDKFKDAISLSPYVDNLLIYDKKKNDGLFNLIKFSKKLSKNNYDYVFDLHSKFRSKIITFVLSKFYGAKAYTYKKRAFWKSILVNLKLIKYKVDNTIIKNYFSAFKDFDLEYQGEKLNFSFESELKEKFKEYKDYIAFAVGASKETKKWTLEGFGKLAKKLYETYGKKVILVGSKEDCERCDTIEKISENSVINLVGKLTLKETGALLSQIRFLLTNDSGPFHIARGVGCKTFVIFGPTSPGMFDFGENDILVYNKIDCSPCSLHGDKVCPKKHFKCMKELSYEKVFKIIENKE, from the coding sequence TTGGAAAATCATAAAAGAATATTAGTTATAAGATTAAGTTCAATAGGAGATATAATACTTACAACAGCTGTACTTAGAGCATTTAAAGAAAAATATCCAAACTACATAATAGATTTTTTAGTGATAGATAAATTTAAAGATGCAATAAGTTTGTCTCCTTATGTAGATAATTTATTGATTTATGATAAAAAGAAAAATGATGGTCTTTTTAATTTAATAAAATTTAGTAAAAAGCTTTCAAAAAATAATTATGATTATGTATTTGATTTACATTCTAAATTTCGTTCAAAGATAATTACCTTTGTTTTAAGTAAATTTTATGGAGCAAAGGCTTATACATATAAAAAAAGAGCTTTTTGGAAATCTATACTTGTAAATTTAAAATTAATAAAATATAAAGTTGATAATACTATAATTAAAAATTATTTTTCAGCTTTCAAAGATTTTGACTTAGAATATCAAGGAGAAAAATTAAATTTTTCATTTGAATCTGAGCTAAAAGAAAAATTTAAAGAATATAAAGACTATATAGCTTTTGCAGTTGGAGCTTCAAAAGAAACTAAAAAATGGACTCTTGAAGGTTTTGGAAAACTAGCTAAAAAACTATATGAAACTTACGGGAAAAAAGTAATTTTAGTAGGCAGTAAAGAAGATTGTGAAAGATGTGATACAATAGAGAAAATAAGTGAAAATTCTGTTATAAATTTAGTAGGAAAACTAACTTTAAAAGAAACGGGTGCTTTACTTTCACAAATAAGATTTTTACTCACAAATGATTCAGGACCTTTTCATATAGCAAGAGGTGTTGGATGTAAAACATTTGTGATATTTGGACCAACAAGTCCAGGAATGTTTGATTTTGGAGAAAATGACATATTAGTCTATAATAAAATTGACTGTTCTCCTTGTAGTTTACATGGGGATAAAGTTTGCCCAAAGAAACATTTTAAATGTATGAAAGAATTAAGTTATGAAAAAGTTTTTAAAATAATAGAAAATAAGGAGTGA
- a CDS encoding lipopolysaccharide core heptose(II) kinase RfaY: MDKTDISKIIKVLKDDHRSYVCVFKVDGDNKKYVYKEPREKNKRKWQKFLNFFRGSESKREYYQMEKINSLGLKTAKPVSYDKNYLIYEYIEGNQPTIDDIDLVVKELQKIHSMGYLHGDSHIDNFLISPEKEVYIIDSKFQKNKYGKFGQIFEMMYLEDSVGVRIDYDKKSFYYKGAMLLRKYLTFFSKLKNIIRGK; the protein is encoded by the coding sequence ATGGATAAAACTGATATTTCAAAAATTATAAAAGTTTTAAAAGATGACCATAGAAGCTATGTTTGTGTCTTTAAAGTAGATGGAGATAATAAAAAATATGTGTATAAAGAGCCAAGAGAAAAAAATAAAAGAAAATGGCAAAAATTTTTAAATTTTTTCAGAGGTTCAGAAAGTAAAAGAGAATATTATCAAATGGAAAAAATAAATTCTTTAGGACTTAAAACAGCTAAACCTGTTTCTTATGATAAAAATTATCTTATCTATGAATATATTGAAGGAAATCAACCAACAATAGATGATATTGATTTGGTAGTTAAAGAACTTCAAAAAATTCATTCTATGGGCTATTTACATGGAGATTCACATATTGATAATTTTTTGATATCTCCTGAAAAAGAAGTATATATAATAGATTCAAAATTTCAAAAAAATAAATATGGAAAATTTGGACAAATTTTTGAAATGATGTACTTGGAAGATAGTGTAGGTGTAAGAATTGACTATGATAAAAAAAGTTTTTACTATAAGGGAGCAATGCTACTTAGAAAATATTTAACTTTTTTTTCAAAATTAAAAAATATAATTAGAGGAAAATAA